A region from the Verrucomicrobiota bacterium genome encodes:
- the mnmA gene encoding tRNA 2-thiouridine(34) synthase MnmA: MAKILVGMSGGVDSSVAAGLLCEQGHEVEGAYLKNWINEEKIAGHCPWEEDIEDARAAAAALGLPFQVVNMMQDYRERVVNYLLAGYESGVTPNPDVMCNREMKFGLFRQWALARGFEGVATGHYARLCRHQGGFEVRRGADPHKDQSYFLALVREEQFRDAWFPLGELHKPEVRAEAERLGLPNARKKDSQGICFIGEVRMSDFLRNYVPDRPGKIVTIQGQEVGEHPGLHLFTLGQRKGIRVPSNRDQMAYVVVGKNGQRNELVIGFDEPSTPGLYARECLLTGFSWAGPSLALGRHRLRAQPRYRNPAPEATLELEGDRGVLRYREPQRALTPGQICALYEGDRLLGGATFAEIR, from the coding sequence ATGGCAAAGATCTTAGTAGGGATGTCCGGTGGGGTGGATAGCAGCGTGGCCGCGGGCTTGCTGTGCGAGCAGGGGCACGAGGTGGAGGGCGCCTATCTGAAAAACTGGATCAATGAGGAGAAGATTGCGGGGCATTGTCCCTGGGAGGAGGACATCGAGGACGCGCGGGCGGCGGCGGCTGCCCTTGGCCTGCCCTTCCAAGTGGTCAATATGATGCAAGACTATCGGGAGCGGGTCGTGAACTACCTGCTAGCGGGCTATGAGTCGGGCGTGACGCCCAATCCGGATGTCATGTGCAATCGGGAAATGAAGTTTGGGCTTTTTCGGCAGTGGGCCCTCGCGCGGGGTTTTGAGGGGGTGGCGACCGGGCACTACGCCCGTTTGTGCCGCCATCAGGGGGGGTTCGAGGTCCGGCGGGGGGCCGATCCCCACAAGGACCAGAGCTACTTTTTGGCGCTGGTGCGGGAAGAACAGTTTCGGGACGCGTGGTTTCCCTTGGGAGAGCTTCACAAGCCGGAAGTCCGCGCGGAGGCGGAGCGCTTGGGGCTGCCGAATGCCCGCAAGAAGGACAGTCAGGGGATCTGCTTCATTGGCGAAGTGCGCATGAGCGATTTTTTGCGAAATTATGTCCCGGATCGACCGGGAAAAATCGTCACCATTCAAGGCCAGGAAGTGGGAGAGCACCCCGGGCTCCATCTCTTCACCCTGGGACAGCGCAAGGGGATTCGGGTGCCTTCCAATCGAGATCAAATGGCCTACGTGGTGGTAGGAAAGAACGGTCAACGAAACGAGCTGGTCATCGGCTTCGACGAACCCAGCACCCCGGGTTTGTATGCCAGAGAGTGCCTGCTGACGGGCTTCTCTTGGGCGGGGCCCTCGTTGGCACTTGGTCGCCATCGTTTGCGAGCGCAGCCGAGGTATCGCAACCCGGCGCCGGAGGCGACGCTGGAGCTGGAGGGGGACCGGGGAGTGCTTCGCTATCGCGAGCCGCAGCGGGCTCTCACGCCGGGGCAAATCTGCGCCTTGTATGAGGGGGATCGCTTGTTGGGCGGGGCCACCTTTGCTGAGATTCGCTAG
- the gatC gene encoding Asp-tRNA(Asn)/Glu-tRNA(Gln) amidotransferase subunit GatC — protein sequence MPDETFDVPKIASLARLELTEAEILKFERQLGDILAYIEKLKEVDVESIEPSAHAFEIFDIARPDLARPEEGLSPEQALANAPAATQSEFLVPKVLD from the coding sequence ATGCCTGACGAGACCTTTGACGTCCCCAAGATCGCGAGCCTGGCGCGCTTGGAACTGACCGAAGCCGAAATCCTCAAATTCGAGCGCCAGCTGGGCGATATTCTGGCCTACATCGAAAAGCTCAAAGAAGTGGACGTGGAAAGCATCGAGCCCTCGGCCCACGCTTTTGAAATCTTCGACATCGCTCGGCCCGATCTGGCCCGGCCGGAAGAGGGCCTCAGCCCCGAGCAAGCTCTTGCCAACGCCCCCGCCGCCACCCAAAGCGAGTTCCTCGTCCCCAAAGTCCTCGACTAG
- the gatA gene encoding Asp-tRNA(Asn)/Glu-tRNA(Gln) amidotransferase subunit GatA codes for MHPADLTLVQAREQLRAKELSPSELLDALVERIEERDPQVRAYLSYDLEQARSEAEKADLSLPLGGLPIGIKDVLNVQGHPCHCASKILKGYIAPYDATAIRKLREAGGIPFGRLNMDEFAMGSSTENSGFHPTANPHDLERVPGGSSGGSAAAVAGGMALATLGSDTGGSIRQPASFCGVVGMKPTYGRVSRYGLVAYASSLDQIGPFTKTVSDTALLLEALCGPDPKDSTCFQDQKVPAFSQQLDAELSGLKIGVPKEYMEIDGLAPAVKESIQQALTTYESLGCEIIEISLPHTEYAVATYYIAANAEASSNLARFDGVRYGHRSAHADSLLEQYQLSREEGFGDEVKRRIILGTYVLSSGYYDAYYNRAQKVRTLIRQDFEKAFEQVDLIAGPTSPCTAFKMGDRLDDPVQMYLADVLTIPVNLAGTCALSVPCGVEEVDGKSLPIGLQLIGKPLEEAALLAASAVFHDQPQSQKEATF; via the coding sequence ATGCATCCAGCCGACCTTACCCTCGTCCAGGCCCGCGAACAACTCCGCGCGAAAGAACTCAGCCCCAGCGAACTCCTCGATGCCCTCGTCGAGCGGATCGAGGAGCGGGATCCCCAGGTCCGGGCCTACCTCTCCTATGACCTGGAGCAAGCGCGCAGCGAGGCCGAAAAGGCGGACCTCTCGCTCCCGCTGGGCGGGCTTCCCATCGGCATCAAGGACGTCCTCAACGTCCAAGGCCACCCCTGCCACTGCGCCAGCAAAATCCTGAAGGGCTACATCGCGCCCTACGACGCCACCGCCATTCGCAAACTGCGGGAAGCAGGCGGGATCCCCTTTGGTCGCCTCAACATGGACGAGTTCGCCATGGGCTCTTCCACCGAAAACTCCGGCTTCCATCCCACCGCCAATCCCCACGACCTCGAACGCGTCCCGGGGGGCTCCAGCGGTGGCTCGGCCGCAGCCGTCGCTGGAGGGATGGCTCTGGCCACCCTGGGGAGCGACACCGGGGGCTCCATCCGCCAGCCCGCCAGCTTCTGCGGCGTCGTCGGCATGAAGCCCACCTACGGGCGGGTCTCCCGCTACGGCCTCGTGGCTTACGCCTCCTCTCTCGACCAGATCGGCCCCTTCACCAAAACCGTGTCCGACACCGCCCTGCTCCTGGAAGCGCTCTGCGGTCCCGATCCCAAAGACTCCACTTGCTTCCAAGATCAAAAGGTTCCCGCCTTCAGCCAGCAGCTCGATGCCGAGCTCTCAGGACTCAAAATCGGTGTTCCCAAGGAATACATGGAGATCGACGGCCTCGCCCCTGCCGTCAAAGAAAGCATCCAGCAGGCGCTTACAACCTACGAAAGCCTCGGCTGCGAAATCATCGAAATCAGCCTCCCCCACACCGAATACGCGGTCGCCACCTACTACATCGCCGCCAACGCGGAAGCCTCGAGCAACCTGGCCCGTTTCGATGGCGTCCGCTACGGGCATCGTTCGGCTCACGCAGACAGTCTTCTGGAGCAATACCAACTCAGTCGCGAAGAAGGCTTCGGCGATGAGGTGAAGCGCCGCATCATCCTCGGCACCTATGTCTTGAGCAGCGGCTACTACGACGCCTACTACAACCGGGCCCAAAAGGTCCGCACCCTCATCCGCCAGGACTTTGAAAAAGCCTTCGAGCAGGTCGACCTCATCGCCGGCCCCACCAGCCCCTGCACCGCCTTCAAAATGGGCGACCGCTTGGACGATCCGGTCCAAATGTATCTCGCTGATGTCCTGACCATCCCAGTCAACTTGGCGGGGACCTGTGCCCTGTCCGTGCCTTGCGGCGTGGAGGAAGTGGACGGAAAGTCCTTGCCGATCGGCTTGCAGCTGATTGGGAAGCCCTTGGAAGAAGCGGCTCTCCTGGCGGCCAGCGCGGTCTTTCATGACCAGCCGCAGAGCCAAAAAGAAGCCACCTTCTAA
- a CDS encoding CTP synthase, whose protein sequence is MSDPADAPPARPAKFIFFTGGVVSSLGKGLAAASLGTLLEKRGLKVVLQKFDPYLNVDPGTMSPYQHGEVYVLDDGSETDLDLGHYERFTSEPLTRMNNLTSGQVYETVLRRERRGDYLGTTVQVIPHVTDEIKERIHSVAKRTQADVLITEIGGTVGDIEGQPFMEAIRQFALDVGKENVLFIHVTLVPYIAAAGELKTKPTQQSVAKMREIGLHPDILLCRAEYEVEELERNKIAMFSNIEKRAVIPFLDVPHSIYECPLALHEWQIDDIACEKLHLDTPPPALDEWREFVRRVIDPAHLVQIAVVGKYIELQDAYKSIYEALVHAGAANDTKVEVIRIDSQDLETEGPEKHLIGIDAVLIPGGFGDRGTEGKIAAARYARENQIPYLGLCLGMQIATIEFARHVCGLLEANSTEFDRETPHPVICLLEEQNEVEDLGATMRLGRWKSVVKPDTLTARLYQEPIIHERHRHRYEFNQNYRESMEARGLVISALSPDETLTEAIEIPSHPFFIAVQYHPEFLSKPNHPHPLFDGFVEHALRRHQEQTA, encoded by the coding sequence ATGAGCGACCCAGCCGACGCCCCGCCTGCCCGACCCGCCAAATTCATCTTCTTCACCGGAGGCGTCGTCAGCTCCCTCGGCAAAGGGCTGGCCGCGGCCTCCCTCGGCACCCTTCTGGAAAAACGCGGTCTCAAAGTCGTGCTGCAAAAGTTCGATCCCTACCTCAACGTCGATCCCGGCACCATGAGCCCTTACCAACACGGCGAGGTCTATGTCCTCGACGATGGCTCGGAAACCGATCTCGACCTCGGCCACTACGAGCGTTTCACGAGCGAACCCCTCACTCGCATGAACAACCTCACCTCGGGGCAAGTCTACGAGACCGTCCTCCGGCGGGAGCGGCGGGGCGACTACCTCGGCACCACCGTGCAGGTCATTCCCCACGTCACCGACGAGATCAAAGAACGCATTCACTCGGTCGCCAAGCGGACCCAAGCGGATGTCCTCATCACGGAAATCGGCGGGACCGTCGGTGACATCGAAGGGCAGCCCTTCATGGAGGCCATTCGCCAATTTGCGCTCGATGTCGGCAAGGAAAACGTGCTCTTCATCCACGTCACCCTCGTGCCCTACATCGCGGCGGCCGGAGAACTGAAGACCAAACCCACCCAACAAAGCGTCGCCAAAATGCGCGAGATCGGCCTCCATCCCGATATCCTTCTCTGCCGCGCGGAATACGAGGTAGAAGAACTGGAGCGGAACAAAATCGCCATGTTCAGCAACATCGAGAAGCGGGCCGTCATCCCTTTTTTGGACGTGCCTCACAGCATCTACGAATGCCCGCTCGCGCTTCACGAATGGCAGATCGACGACATCGCCTGCGAAAAGCTCCACCTGGACACCCCGCCGCCCGCCCTCGACGAATGGCGCGAATTTGTCCGTCGGGTGATCGACCCCGCCCACCTCGTGCAGATCGCGGTCGTCGGAAAATACATCGAACTCCAAGACGCCTACAAAAGCATCTATGAAGCCTTGGTTCATGCCGGTGCCGCCAACGATACCAAGGTCGAGGTCATCCGCATCGACTCCCAAGACCTCGAAACCGAAGGCCCCGAGAAGCACCTCATCGGGATCGACGCCGTCCTCATTCCGGGGGGCTTTGGCGATCGCGGCACCGAAGGCAAAATCGCCGCCGCCCGCTACGCCCGCGAAAACCAAATCCCCTACCTCGGCCTCTGCCTCGGCATGCAAATCGCCACCATCGAATTTGCCCGTCACGTCTGCGGCCTGCTCGAAGCCAACTCCACCGAGTTCGACAGGGAAACCCCCCATCCCGTGATCTGCCTGCTGGAGGAACAAAATGAAGTGGAAGACCTGGGAGCCACCATGCGGCTGGGACGCTGGAAATCAGTGGTGAAACCAGACACCCTGACCGCGCGCCTCTACCAAGAGCCCATCATCCACGAACGCCATCGTCACCGCTACGAGTTCAATCAGAACTACCGGGAATCCATGGAAGCCCGCGGCCTCGTCATCAGCGCGCTCTCTCCCGATGAAACCTTGACCGAAGCCATCGAAATCCCCTCCCACCCCTTCTTCATTGCCGTCCAGTATCACCCGGAGTTCCTCTCCAAACCAAACCACCCCCATCCCCTCTTCGATGGCTTTGTGGAACATGCGCTCCGGCGCCATCAAGAGCAAACCGCCTGA
- the xylB gene encoding xylulokinase, with the protein MIALGIDSGTQSTKTLALDLESGELLAESRGSYQLVGGLPPGHMEQHPGDWWQAFTRTMEDCLQQLGERRREVVGIGVSGQQHGLVVLDERDEVLRPAKLWCDTSTTQECQLFAEAFGGDEGLIALAGNPILPGYTAPKILWMKRQEPEVFARIASVLLPHDYLNFKLTGKKRMEYGDASGTGLLNLRSRRWQKELVDFIDPALGEALPSVGSSREALGLLSPDLAEGWGLSDSVVVSAGGGDNMMGAIGTGLVCQGVMTASLGTSGTLYGVSESPVIDPEGEVAAFCDSNDQWLPLVCTMNVTVTTEAMRSLFALSLPELEAAVSASPRGAEGLCLLPYLTGERTPNLPQGSGVLHGLTPANLTQENLARAAAEGATLGLAYGLNRFRALGVNPSEIRLTGGGSQSPAWRQICADAFGAEVVCLQTTEGAALGAAMQGGVAAGVGDLESFCERFVKPDEGTRTAPQEEGISFYHAQGERLHSLTQSLHRAGHL; encoded by the coding sequence ATGATTGCCCTCGGGATTGACAGCGGAACGCAGAGCACCAAAACCCTGGCCCTCGATCTCGAAAGCGGGGAACTCTTGGCCGAATCCCGGGGCAGCTACCAGCTGGTAGGTGGCTTGCCTCCTGGGCATATGGAGCAGCATCCGGGAGACTGGTGGCAGGCTTTCACAAGGACGATGGAGGACTGCCTTCAGCAGCTCGGGGAGCGACGCCGAGAAGTGGTGGGAATCGGGGTCAGCGGGCAGCAACATGGACTGGTCGTTTTGGATGAACGCGATGAGGTGCTCAGGCCTGCCAAGCTGTGGTGCGATACCTCCACGACCCAAGAGTGCCAGCTTTTCGCTGAAGCCTTCGGCGGGGATGAGGGATTGATCGCCCTGGCGGGGAACCCGATTTTGCCCGGCTACACTGCGCCCAAGATTCTCTGGATGAAGCGGCAGGAGCCAGAGGTCTTTGCCCGGATTGCCAGCGTTCTCCTTCCGCACGATTACCTCAATTTCAAACTGACGGGGAAGAAGCGCATGGAGTATGGCGATGCCTCCGGCACGGGCTTGCTCAATCTGCGCTCTCGCCGTTGGCAGAAGGAGCTGGTCGACTTCATCGATCCGGCCTTGGGAGAGGCCTTGCCTTCGGTGGGGAGTTCGCGCGAGGCGCTCGGCCTGCTCTCTCCCGACTTGGCTGAAGGTTGGGGCTTGTCGGACTCGGTCGTGGTGAGCGCTGGGGGAGGCGACAACATGATGGGGGCCATCGGCACGGGCTTGGTTTGCCAAGGCGTCATGACGGCCAGCCTTGGCACCTCGGGCACGCTCTACGGAGTTTCCGAAAGTCCCGTCATCGATCCAGAGGGCGAAGTGGCGGCCTTCTGTGATAGCAATGACCAGTGGCTGCCCCTGGTTTGCACCATGAACGTGACGGTCACGACCGAGGCCATGCGCTCTCTCTTCGCGCTCAGTCTCCCGGAGTTGGAGGCCGCGGTTTCCGCCAGTCCCCGGGGAGCGGAGGGCCTCTGCCTGCTGCCCTACCTGACCGGCGAGCGGACGCCCAACTTGCCGCAAGGGAGCGGCGTCCTCCATGGCCTGACTCCGGCGAACCTCACTCAGGAAAACCTGGCGCGGGCGGCGGCCGAGGGGGCCACGCTCGGCCTGGCTTATGGCCTGAATCGCTTCCGGGCCCTCGGTGTGAACCCCTCTGAGATCCGCCTGACCGGAGGAGGCAGCCAGAGTCCCGCTTGGAGACAGATTTGCGCGGATGCTTTTGGGGCGGAGGTGGTTTGTTTGCAGACGACAGAGGGGGCGGCCTTGGGGGCGGCCATGCAGGGTGGGGTGGCGGCGGGAGTGGGCGACCTGGAGTCCTTCTGTGAGCGCTTTGTGAAGCCCGATGAAGGCACCCGGACTGCGCCCCAGGAAGAGGGCATTTCCTTCTACCATGCCCAGGGGGAACGGCTTCACTCGCTCACCCAAAGCCTCCACCGCGCAGGGCATCTTTGA
- a CDS encoding cob(I)yrinic acid a,c-diamide adenosyltransferase yields MSIATRKGDRGETDLLFGRRVPKTHPRIGALGATDELNAALGLVRVALPAGHARQAFLASVQQNLIRLMGELACLPSDEEKFAAANFQRLNAAQVAEVDALIAAIEEEQAKAPTTWSLPGAQGHPAAAAYDFARTVVRRAEREVALLLESGEFSYQEPLRYLNRLSDACWLLARESETPAAS; encoded by the coding sequence ATGTCCATAGCCACTCGCAAAGGCGACCGCGGAGAAACCGACCTCCTCTTCGGACGCCGCGTCCCCAAAACCCATCCCCGGATTGGCGCCCTCGGCGCGACCGATGAACTGAACGCCGCCCTCGGCTTGGTCCGCGTCGCCCTCCCCGCAGGCCACGCCCGGCAGGCCTTCCTGGCGAGCGTCCAGCAAAACCTCATCCGCCTCATGGGGGAATTGGCCTGCCTTCCCTCCGACGAAGAAAAATTCGCTGCCGCCAACTTCCAGCGCCTGAACGCCGCGCAAGTCGCCGAAGTGGACGCACTCATCGCCGCCATCGAAGAAGAACAAGCCAAGGCGCCCACCACCTGGTCCCTCCCCGGGGCACAGGGCCACCCGGCCGCGGCTGCTTACGACTTTGCCCGGACCGTCGTTCGCCGAGCGGAACGCGAAGTGGCCCTCCTCCTGGAGTCGGGAGAATTTTCCTACCAAGAGCCCTTACGCTATCTCAATCGTCTCTCCGACGCTTGCTGGCTCCTGGCTCGCGAGAGCGAAACACCGGCTGCCTCCTAA
- the folD gene encoding bifunctional methylenetetrahydrofolate dehydrogenase/methenyltetrahydrofolate cyclohydrolase FolD — MNARLIDGKALAEKTLSECQADIAALQARGLTPGLAVVLVGQDPASTFYVRQKDKKCQELGLHSIKLELPEDTSEAELLARVEELNQDPAIHGILVQSPPPPQIDEAKVIRAIDPAKDVDGFHPVNVGKLAQEDATGFVPCTPLGCQKLLAEAGVETSGAEVVVVGRSLIVGKPMAMLLMAKGPTANATVTIAHSRTRSLPEVVRRADIVVAAIGRPEFVKGDWIKEGAAVIDVGINRVEDARAKKGYRIVGDVEFAEARERASVITPVPGGVGPMTIAMLLSNTIKSAKLAAG, encoded by the coding sequence ATGAACGCCCGACTGATCGACGGCAAAGCCCTCGCTGAAAAGACCCTTTCCGAATGCCAAGCGGACATCGCCGCGCTGCAAGCGCGTGGCCTCACCCCCGGGCTAGCGGTCGTCCTGGTGGGGCAAGACCCGGCCTCCACTTTTTATGTCCGGCAGAAGGACAAAAAGTGCCAGGAACTGGGGCTGCATTCGATAAAGCTGGAACTGCCGGAAGACACCAGCGAAGCGGAGTTGCTCGCGCGGGTGGAGGAGCTGAACCAGGACCCCGCCATCCACGGCATCTTAGTTCAATCGCCCCCGCCCCCCCAGATCGATGAGGCCAAGGTCATCCGAGCCATCGATCCCGCCAAGGACGTGGACGGCTTCCACCCGGTCAATGTCGGGAAACTCGCGCAGGAGGATGCCACGGGTTTTGTTCCCTGCACGCCTTTGGGGTGTCAGAAATTGCTGGCCGAGGCCGGGGTGGAAACGAGCGGGGCGGAGGTGGTGGTGGTAGGCCGGAGTCTCATCGTGGGCAAGCCTATGGCGATGCTTCTCATGGCCAAGGGGCCGACGGCCAATGCCACCGTCACGATCGCCCACTCGCGGACCCGGAGCCTTCCTGAGGTGGTCCGACGAGCCGACATCGTGGTGGCGGCGATCGGGCGGCCGGAATTCGTGAAGGGCGATTGGATCAAAGAAGGGGCAGCGGTCATCGATGTGGGGATCAACCGTGTGGAGGATGCCCGCGCCAAGAAGGGCTATCGCATCGTGGGGGATGTGGAGTTTGCCGAGGCCAGGGAGCGAGCTTCCGTCATCACCCCGGTCCCGGGAGGGGTCGGTCCCATGACGATCGCCATGCTTTTGAGTAATACCATCAAGAGCGCGAAGTTGGCCGCAGGCTAG
- a CDS encoding lysophospholipid acyltransferase family protein, whose translation MGKSKPAAWQARSLVAVIRLLTATVRKVVVDEEAILTQNAASPVVYSLWHNRLLMIPAFFEKINPERKVVALTSASRDGGMLSQVLAAYQIPVVRGSSSRRGARALREATRALEEGLCLCITPDGPRGPRYRLQPGVIKLAQVSQVPIVPIHFTYTGVWRLRSWDQFIVPKPFSQVRLHLGEPIAIPAELSEEAFEAQRKEVLDRILSETHEPEDRP comes from the coding sequence ATGGGGAAGAGCAAGCCAGCTGCGTGGCAAGCGCGATCGTTGGTGGCGGTCATTCGCCTCCTCACGGCGACCGTTCGCAAGGTGGTGGTGGACGAGGAAGCCATCCTGACCCAGAACGCGGCCTCGCCAGTGGTCTATTCCCTCTGGCACAATCGTCTCCTCATGATCCCGGCCTTTTTTGAGAAAATCAATCCCGAGAGAAAGGTGGTGGCGCTGACTAGCGCCAGTCGCGATGGCGGGATGCTCTCCCAAGTGCTGGCCGCCTACCAGATTCCCGTGGTGCGAGGCAGCAGCTCCCGCCGAGGCGCCCGCGCGCTCCGGGAAGCGACCCGGGCCCTCGAAGAGGGGCTCTGCCTCTGCATCACGCCGGATGGGCCGCGCGGTCCTCGCTACCGTCTCCAGCCCGGGGTCATCAAATTGGCGCAGGTCAGCCAAGTGCCCATTGTCCCCATCCACTTCACCTACACCGGGGTCTGGCGCTTGCGCAGTTGGGATCAATTCATCGTTCCCAAGCCCTTTAGCCAGGTCAGACTTCACCTCGGGGAGCCCATTGCCATCCCGGCTGAGCTGAGCGAGGAAGCCTTCGAGGCCCAACGAAAAGAAGTTCTCGACCGAATTCTCTCCGAGACCCACGAACCCGAAGACCGCCCATGA